TattgtttttcatttttgttaacGGATTTGTGCTATTGAAGATTGTAGAATTTCTACCATATACATTTTATAGAAACACGATACAGATCCAACACATCCATCCTGACTCGTTTTTCCGACATACAAGAACAAAGAAAATTCTTGTGTTTTCCAGGCTACATTCTTGCAAAAGATAGTGTATTTCCCCATTACCTTGTGCATGTATTTCGATTAACTATGTATTTTGTGCAAGTAGTCCCGGATGGAtagtaatttaaaaaaattgcgacaaaataaaaaatatataatttcttTTGGCAAACATTAAGGAATGATTAGGGTTATTGAAAAGTTTGATCATGAAATCACATTCGTGGAAATCCTGAAAAAAAACAAAGTGGGTGTAACAAATATAATGCTTTCAAACACATTTTGaagctctgattttttttcctcacGTTTTTTCTAACTTTAGTGTTCATATCTAAAGCATTTGAACTCAAGCTTATTTTTGTTGTCTAACAAGGTAACCTACTAGCCTATTACTATTTGTACAAACCAACATGTAATTGAATGGTTAGAGAAACCGTGATATTCTTAATCCATCAAGTTTCAAGTCCTATGCTTGcattattttttaatttttcagtAGTGTGTTAAAAAAAACCATTACTATTTGTTTAATCCACAAATCAAAGAATTATATCCAGTTATATACGtaacacatactccctccgtcccaaaataactgtctcaactttatactagagctagtacaagttgtactaagcttaagacacttattttgagacggagggagtaacatataatatctcaaaagagaaagaagaacatCTTGACCATTCCCCCACCAAAGTCCACGGGATAAAAGACAACAAATGCAAAGTTGCACACCCTGCTACcttttctctcctctctctctcctagaGAGAGaaactctctccctctctctctctccctagagcACTACCTATTGCATAGTCTACTGGCGGAAGGGAACACCTGTAGTCTGTGTGTGCCGTGCGTGTTGCAGATGATCGATCATGTCCCTCTGTCACGGAAGCCGCTGGGGCAGCAGCAAGCTCAGAAGATGCCGCGGCCACCTCCGCCTCCGCGCTGCTATTAAGCCGCCCGAGGCATGCGCTGCGCCCACCACCTGCTACTGCTGCTGACGCCATGCTCGACCCGCCCGAGCCCGACGACGACGCTGCCCAACCGCCGCGCGCACCGCTCGCCGCCGCCTCGCCGAGAGGGCTCGTCCTCGCGTGCGCCGACCTGCTGCACCGCGGGGACCTCGACGGGGCGCGGCGCGTCGCGGGCGCCGTGCTCTCCGGTGCCGACCCCCGGGGAGACGCGGCCGACCGCCTCGCGCACCACTTCGCGCGCGCGCTCGCGCTACGGGCGGACGAAGGACGGAGTAGCGACGGCGCGCCAGAGGCTGTGGGCGTGGGCGTCGGTGTGGCGCCGGCGTCGTCCGCGGCGCACCTGGCTTACAACAAGATCGCGCCGTTCCTGCGCTTCGCGCACCTGACGGCCAACCAGGCGATCCTGGAGGCCGCCGCCGGCGCGCGGCGCGTGCACATCGTGGACCTCGACGCCGCGCACGGTGTGCAGTGGCCGCCGCTCCTTCAGGCCATCTGCGACCGCGCTGACGCCGCCGTCGGCCCGCCCGAGGTCAGGATCACCGGCGCCGGCCCCGATATTGGCGTGCTCCTTCGCACCGGCGACCGCCTCCGCGCCTTCGCCAGCTCCCTCAACCTCCCATTCCGCTTCCACCCGCTGCTCCTCCCCTGCACGGCCCAGCTCGCGGCCGACCCGGCCGCCTGCCTTGAGCTGCACCCGGACGAGACTCTGGCAGTCAACTGCGTGCTATTCCTCCACAGGCTCTCCGGCGACGGTGAGCTCGCCGCATTCTTGAGGTGGGTCCGTTCGATGAACCCCGCTGTGGTGACCATCGCCGAGAGGGAAGGAAGCGCCAGCCGaggagacgacgacgacgagttaCCGCGGCGGGTGGCCGCGGCGATGGACTTTTACTCGGCGGTGTTCGACGCTCTGGAGGCCACGGTGCCTCCGGGCAGCGCGGAACGGCTGGCGGTGGAGCAGGAGATCCTCGGCACGGAGATCGAGGAGGTGGTGGCTGgccccggcggcggcggtgggcggcCTCGCAGCTTCGAAGCGTGGACGGCCGCCGCGCGCGCCGCGGGGCTCTCGCCGTGGCCAGCTAGCACGTTCGCGGTGTCGCAAGCGCGGCTACTGCTGCGGCTACACTACCCGTCGGAGGGGTATGCGGCGGAGGAGGCCCGCGGCGCGTGCTTCCTCGGCTGGCAGACGAGGACGCTCATGTCGGTCTCTTCGTGGCACTAGCAATGCAAGTGATCTATCCATGCTGTTGGACCTCTCGCGTGCTCCATGGATGGATTCTTGCTAGCTAGCTACTGCATCTCGCAATGCCGCAAGAAAGTATATGGAACCTGATCGAGAAGGTTGGTGGCCGGCAGCAAGGCGATCCGTGGTTGATCTTGCGGCTGCTCAAATGGTTTTGGTGAGGTTTCTCATGGAATGAAGAATCGAGATGTGTATGCACATGCAAGGACTAGGTGAGTTGTCATTCTTGTTGGAGGGAGAAGAGAAGG
This genomic stretch from Hordeum vulgare subsp. vulgare chromosome 6H, MorexV3_pseudomolecules_assembly, whole genome shotgun sequence harbors:
- the LOC123404727 gene encoding protein MONOCULM 1-like, coding for MLDPPEPDDDAAQPPRAPLAAASPRGLVLACADLLHRGDLDGARRVAGAVLSGADPRGDAADRLAHHFARALALRADEGRSSDGAPEAVGVGVGVAPASSAAHLAYNKIAPFLRFAHLTANQAILEAAAGARRVHIVDLDAAHGVQWPPLLQAICDRADAAVGPPEVRITGAGPDIGVLLRTGDRLRAFASSLNLPFRFHPLLLPCTAQLAADPAACLELHPDETLAVNCVLFLHRLSGDGELAAFLRWVRSMNPAVVTIAEREGSASRGDDDDELPRRVAAAMDFYSAVFDALEATVPPGSAERLAVEQEILGTEIEEVVAGPGGGGGRPRSFEAWTAAARAAGLSPWPASTFAVSQARLLLRLHYPSEGYAAEEARGACFLGWQTRTLMSVSSWH